The following DNA comes from Hyalangium ruber.
TGCGCGCGGGGGTGGGGCGCGGGCGGCCGTACCTGCTCGTCTACAACGAGGCCACGCGCGAGGAGGTGGCGCGCGGGCACCTGGACAAGCTGGCCTCCGACGTGGGCCACCCGCCCCTGGCGCGCTACCTCGCCCCGCACCAGCCGGAGGTGGAGGCCGGGCAGCGGCCCTTGAGCACCCAGCCGCTGGACGGACAGCCCACCCTCTCCGCGCTGCTGGGCGAGGCCGAGCACGTGCGCGAGCTGAAGGCCCGGGCGCTGGCCGCCTCCCTGGCGGATGCGCGCGCGGAGATGGAGACGCTGGGCCGGGCGGCGCGACAGGCCACCCACGAGCCGGAGCGACTGCGCCAGCGGCTGCGCCACGAGCTGTTCGCGGTGGGCAAGAGCGCGGCGCTCAAGGGCGTGCCCGCGGACGTGCTGGTGGATGCCTTCCGGGACGAGCTGGACGCGCGCAGCTCGTTCCACCGCTACGTGCGCCTGCCGTTCCGGGCGCTGGCCACGGCGCTGACGTTCGTCTCGCGCAAGGTGGCCCAGTCCTTCACGGGCGCGGAGCCCTCCGCGGCGCCGGTGCTCCACGCCACGGACGAGACGCTGCGTGACGGGGTGCGGCGGCTGGTGGACCTGATGGCGCCGGAGGTGGCCGCGTGGCGGGGAGACGCGGCGACGCGCGAGCAGCTCTCCGAGGCGTTCGGCCCGCCCACGCTGGCGCGGCTGGAGGAGCCGCTGGGCTTCGAGCCGCTCCATGCCCACGCGGCGGACCGCGACAGCCTCTACACCTTCTGCCGGAGCCTGGTGGGCGAGGAGCTGCAGGGCGGCATGCGCCAGGAGCTGCTCCAGGCGCTCACCACGCTCGTCTACTCGGTGCCCTCGGGGGCGGCGGCGGTGGTGACGGTGGCCACGGGCGGCATGGGGCATGACGCCGTCATCTGGGCCGGCACGCTGCTGTCCACGCCGCTGCTGGAGCGCTTCGTGGACCTGCTGGGAGCGGACGTGCGCGCCCGCGTCACCCAGAAGTGGGCGGACGCCCACGGCGCCACGCTGGCCAAAGCCCTGGAGGCGCGCTTCTTCGCCCCGCTGCTGGGACACCTGGACACGCAGTCAGCCCAGTGGACGCGCACCGCCGAGGCCCTGGAAGTCACCGCCCGAAGGCTCGCGGAGTAGGCGGGCAACCCACCTTCAGCAGGGGAACGGCCCCCGCCTTGCTGGCGGATGGGGTGGGTTCATTGCACTATCGGACACTCCCTCGGCCTCTGCTGGAGCTGCGCCGTGCAGACCCCTCCCCCTCAGCCCGCGCCTACCGCGCCGGTAGCGACCACTCGCCTGCCGCTGGCGGCCCGACTGCTGCTGCTCATCCTCGCGGTGGCGGTGCCGCCGCTGGTGGGGCTGGGGCTGGCGATGATGAACGTGAACGAGGGGGCGCTGCTGCACTCGGCGCGCGAGCTGCACCTCTCCATCGCGTTGGATGTGCGCCGAGCCCTGCGGGAGGAGCTGGAGCGCGCCCGACAGCAGAGCGCGGCCATCGGCTACTTGATGCTCGCCCCCGACGTGGGCACGCAGGAGGAGCGCGAGAAGCTGGCCGACTCGCAGCTCGCGTTCTCCACCAGCCTGGACTTCGTGTCGTTCTACAGCCTGGAGGGTGAGCGCCTGGGCACCCTGAAGGCGCGGGGCGTCGCCGAGCCGGACACGCCCGCGACGCTGCCGACGGCGCTGCTCACGGAGGTACCCGAGCAGGGCCTGCGGGTCCTCGGGCTGACGATGGCGGGAGAGCTTCCCTCCCTGCGCGTGCTGCAGCGCGCGAGCGTGGAGGGCAAGCCCCTGGCCTACCTGCTGACGCACGTGCGGCTGAAGCCCCTGGTGGATCAGCTCCAGGTGCTGAGCACGGAGTGGGACGGCCTGGAGGAGGGCGTGTACGTGGTGGACGCGGAGCGGCGGGTGGTGCTGCACCCGACGCGCTCGCGGCTGGGCGCCTCGCTGGCGGAGTCCGACTTCTTCGCGGCAATTGGCCGGGAGGTGTCCTTCCACTCGGACTTCGTGGCGGCCTCCGACTTCGAGGCCGAGATGCCGATGTTCGGCGCGCTGGTGACGGTGCCCGAGGTGGGCTGGGCCATCGTGGTGCAGCGCTCGCAGCCGCTCACCTTCAAGACGCTCCGGGACATGCGGCTCTCGGTGGGGCTGGCGCTGGGGCTCTGCGCGCTGGTGGCGCTCGTCGGCGCCTGGCTGGGGGCCCGGCAGCTCTCGCGTCCCATTCAGGCGCTGGTGCGCGCCACGCGGAGCATCGCCGCGCGGAGCTTCACCCAGGTAGAGGGCGAGGTGGAGACGCGGGCGGACGAGCTGGGGCACCTGGGGCGCTCGCTCGGGGAGATGGCGCGCTCGCTGGAGAGCTCCGAGAAGGAGTTGGTGGAGCAGACGCGGGTGCGCACGGCGCTGAGCCGCTACCTGTCCGCGGACGTGGTGGAGCTCATCGCCCGGGAGCCGGGCCGGCTACGGCTGGGAGGCGAGCGGCGCGAGGTGACGGTGCTCTTCTCGGACGTGTGCGGCTTCACGCGCCTGTCGGAGTCGCTGCCGCCGGAGACGGTGGTGGCGCTGCTCAACGAGCTGTTCACCTTCGCCACGGAGATCATCCACCGGCGCGGCGGCATCATCGACAAGTTCATCGGCGACAGCGTAATGGCGGTGTGGGGCACGCCCGAGTCGCACCCGGACGACGCACGCCAGGCGGTGGAGGCGGCGATGGAGCTCCGTCGCTGGGTGGAGACGGGCAACCGGCGCTGGCGGCAGAAGTGGGGCGTGGAGATTCAGCTGGCCATGGGGCTGCACACCGGCACGGTGGTGGCGGGCAACCTCGGCAGTGAGAAGCGCATGGAGTACACGGTCATCGGCGACGCGGTGAACGTAGCGGCGCGGTTGGAGTCGATGGCGCAGCCGGGGCAGATCCTCGTGAGCGCGGCGACGCGGGAGCGGCTGGGCGAGGAGGCCGAGGTGCTGCGCCACCTGGGCGAGCGCGCGCTGCATGGCCGCAACGCCACCACGCAGGTGTTCGAGGTGGCCGCGTGAGCACCGAGCCCGATGCGCGACTGGGGAGGACCCTGGCCGGGCGCTACCACCTGCAGCGCGTGCTGGGCCGGGGCGGGATGGGGACGGTGTACGAGGCGGAGCACGTGGGCCTGTCCCGCCAGGTGGCGGTCAAGGTGCTGCACACGCACATCGCCACCGCGCCGGGAGCGGTGATGCGCTTCCAGCGCGAGGCCCGGCTGATGGCGCGGCTCCAGCATCCAGGAGCGGCCCAGGTGTACGACTTCGGCGAGGAGGCCGGAGAGCTCTTCCTCGTCATGGAGCGACTCCAAGGCGAGACGCTGGACACGGTCACCTTCCGCGAGGGCCCGCTGTCCATCCCGCTGGCGGTGGAGGTGGTGGCGCAGGTGCTGGAGGTGCTCGAGGCCTCCCATGCGCTGGGCATCGTCCACCGGGACCTCAAGCCCGGCAACGTGATGCTCCTCGGGGAGCTGTCCGCCCCTCGCGTGAAGGTGCTGGACTTCGGCTTGGCGCAGCTGGTGGACGGCTCGCCTCAGGAGCGCATCACCGTCTCGGGCATGGTGCATGGCACGCCGGGGTACATGTCTCCTGAGCAGTGCCGAGGAGAGCCGCTGGACGGGCGCGCGGACCTGTACGCTCTGGGGTGCGTGCTGCACGAGCTCCTCATCGGGCAGCCGCCTTTCGGAGAGATGCCGGTCGCGGAGGTGATGAGCGGGCACCTGTACCGCCCTCCCGCGCCCCTGCGGCAGCTGCGGCCCCATCTCTCCATCCCGCCGGCGCTGGACACGCTGGTGCTCGAGTGCCTGGCGAAGATGAAGGAGCAGCGCCCGGACAACGCCCAGGTGATGCGGCTGCGGCTGCGCCAGTCGCTCTCCCTTCCCATCTCCCTGGCCCAGGCGCCCCGAGGCGAGGGCAAGAAGAAGGAGCGCCCCCTGCCGGCGCCCCAGCCCTCGAAGACCGAGGTGCCCTCGGATGCTCCCGTGGGAGTGATGGAGGCGGGGGGCCTCGCCAATCCTCATGGAGTCGGCACGGCGCTCGCCGCGGCCGGCTTTCGCGTCGTGCCGTGCGTCGAAGGGGTGTCCGTGGGCGACGTGCGCGCACTGATCATCGTCCCCGAGGCCGGAGGTGATGCACTGCCCCTGGCGCGCCAGCTGGCCTCACGTCCTCATGGGCCGCCGGTGCTGCTGTGCGGCGAGGACGACCTCACGGTGATGACCCGTGCCATTGAAGGTGGAGTCTATGACTACATCCCGCTTCCGCTGGATCCGGTGGACCTCTCTCGCAAGGTGGCTCGTGCCCTGCGGGCGCGCCGCTGAGCGCGTCCTGGGGCTGGGACTGCTGCTCCTGGCCACCGTGGTGGGGGCGGCCGAGCCGGAGGGCCCGAGCGAGGACTTCATCGTCGTGCAGCCGGGAGACACGTGCCAGCTGCTCGGCCAGCGCCTGTGGGGCACGCCGGATGGGTACCGGCAGCTCCACGCGCTCAATGCCTTGAAGAACGCGCACCCCCCGCTGGTGCCGGGCATGCGCCTGCGCATCCGCCCCGAGCCGGAGGCTCACCTCACGTACGTAAAGCCGGACGTCAACACGCGTCCGCCACAGGAGCCGCAGTGGAAGCCAGGGCGCCAGGGCGAGGCGCTGTACCGGCTCTACCAGGTGAACACCCTGCGCGGCGCGGGAGCGGAGGTGACGCTGAAGGACACCTCGAAGCTGCAGCTGCGAGAGAACGCGCTCGTCGTCATCTACGGCGCGCCGCAGGCCACCCCGAAGGAGCCGGAGCGCAAGTCAGGCGGCGTGGAGCTGGTGCAAGGAGACCTGCGCATGCGGCTGGCGGCGCTGCGGGGCGAGTCCCTGCCGCTGGAGACTCCCTCGGCACAGGTGGCGGCCACCGGGCAGGACGTGTTCGTCAGCGTGGATGAGCAGCGCATGAGCCGGGTGGCGGTGTTCGACGGCAAGGCGCAGGTCTCTGCGAAGGGCGCGCGGGTGGAGGT
Coding sequences within:
- a CDS encoding GTPase — encoded protein: MLTLPELRAALESALTVLPAPERFSGAEDADTARRLAERLRRDLLPRLGGDAPLLLVAIAGPNNVGKSTLFNALVGAALSPARPEGGLTKQCLAAAHPETWTGSLRDFLTRRYDVVPVPTGSSAPVDQPGPSGRLYLVLAEAVPQGLLVMDTPDFDSVYRDNRERTEALLVTVDVLVFVVSRQTYQNAALVDFLRAGVGRGRPYLLVYNEATREEVARGHLDKLASDVGHPPLARYLAPHQPEVEAGQRPLSTQPLDGQPTLSALLGEAEHVRELKARALAASLADARAEMETLGRAARQATHEPERLRQRLRHELFAVGKSAALKGVPADVLVDAFRDELDARSSFHRYVRLPFRALATALTFVSRKVAQSFTGAEPSAAPVLHATDETLRDGVRRLVDLMAPEVAAWRGDAATREQLSEAFGPPTLARLEEPLGFEPLHAHAADRDSLYTFCRSLVGEELQGGMRQELLQALTTLVYSVPSGAAAVVTVATGGMGHDAVIWAGTLLSTPLLERFVDLLGADVRARVTQKWADAHGATLAKALEARFFAPLLGHLDTQSAQWTRTAEALEVTARRLAE
- a CDS encoding adenylate/guanylate cyclase domain-containing protein; the encoded protein is MQTPPPQPAPTAPVATTRLPLAARLLLLILAVAVPPLVGLGLAMMNVNEGALLHSARELHLSIALDVRRALREELERARQQSAAIGYLMLAPDVGTQEEREKLADSQLAFSTSLDFVSFYSLEGERLGTLKARGVAEPDTPATLPTALLTEVPEQGLRVLGLTMAGELPSLRVLQRASVEGKPLAYLLTHVRLKPLVDQLQVLSTEWDGLEEGVYVVDAERRVVLHPTRSRLGASLAESDFFAAIGREVSFHSDFVAASDFEAEMPMFGALVTVPEVGWAIVVQRSQPLTFKTLRDMRLSVGLALGLCALVALVGAWLGARQLSRPIQALVRATRSIAARSFTQVEGEVETRADELGHLGRSLGEMARSLESSEKELVEQTRVRTALSRYLSADVVELIAREPGRLRLGGERREVTVLFSDVCGFTRLSESLPPETVVALLNELFTFATEIIHRRGGIIDKFIGDSVMAVWGTPESHPDDARQAVEAAMELRRWVETGNRRWRQKWGVEIQLAMGLHTGTVVAGNLGSEKRMEYTVIGDAVNVAARLESMAQPGQILVSAATRERLGEEAEVLRHLGERALHGRNATTQVFEVAA
- a CDS encoding serine/threonine-protein kinase, which produces MSTEPDARLGRTLAGRYHLQRVLGRGGMGTVYEAEHVGLSRQVAVKVLHTHIATAPGAVMRFQREARLMARLQHPGAAQVYDFGEEAGELFLVMERLQGETLDTVTFREGPLSIPLAVEVVAQVLEVLEASHALGIVHRDLKPGNVMLLGELSAPRVKVLDFGLAQLVDGSPQERITVSGMVHGTPGYMSPEQCRGEPLDGRADLYALGCVLHELLIGQPPFGEMPVAEVMSGHLYRPPAPLRQLRPHLSIPPALDTLVLECLAKMKEQRPDNAQVMRLRLRQSLSLPISLAQAPRGEGKKKERPLPAPQPSKTEVPSDAPVGVMEAGGLANPHGVGTALAAAGFRVVPCVEGVSVGDVRALIIVPEAGGDALPLARQLASRPHGPPVLLCGEDDLTVMTRAIEGGVYDYIPLPLDPVDLSRKVARALRARR